The sequence GTCCGACAATACGAAACCATCGCGGCCCTTGTCCCACGGACGGCTGGCCGCGGCCGGATCGTCATTGCGAGTGGACAAGGCTCGTGCAGCAGCGAAGCCGCCGATACCAAGACCGCTGGCGGCCATTTCGGAGCCGCCGGCAACCATTACGTCAGCCTCGCCATAGGCGATGTTGCGTGCGGCCATGCCGATGCAGTGGGTGCCCGTGGTGCACGCCGTGGCAATGGCGTAGTTCGGACCTTGCAGCCCCAGGTGAATCGACAGAAAGCCGGACACCATGTTGATGATCGATCCCGGTACGAAGAAGGGCGAAATACGCCGAGGTCCCTGCTCGATCAAGGCCTTGCAACTGTTTTCGATATTGGTCAGGCCGCCGATGCCTGAACCCATCGCGACACCGATGCGCTCGCGATTGGCATCGGTGATCTCCAGACCGGAATCGCGCACCGCCTGAAAGCTGGCGGCCAATCCGTACTGGATGAAAAGGTCGAGCTTGCGAGCTTCTTTGGCTGGCAGATACTGCTCGACGTCGAAATTCCTGACCGATCCGCCAAAGCGGGTGGAATAGGCGGAGAGGTCCATATGTTCTATCAGGCCGATACCACTGCGGCCGGCGAGAATCCCCTGCCAGCTGCTTGGCACATCGTTACCCAGCGGCGATAGCATGCCCATCCCGGTGATTACGACGCGTCTACGCGACACAGCAATTCTCCTTACATGTATTCGACTCGCCCCACGCCGCCCGCATTCGCAACGGACAAGAGCCAGCCCTCACAGGCATCGCACGCACGCGCGCGACCAGCTGAATTCAACTAACTCAAACAAAAGCCGCACTGCCCGTTCAAGGCAGTGCGGCTTACTGGTTCGAAGCAGGATTACAACTTACTGCGCGTGCGCGTTGATGTAATCGATCGCTTCCTGAACAGTGGT is a genomic window of Stutzerimonas stutzeri containing:
- the fabF gene encoding beta-ketoacyl-ACP synthase II, with the translated sequence MSRRRVVITGMGMLSPLGNDVPSSWQGILAGRSGIGLIEHMDLSAYSTRFGGSVRNFDVEQYLPAKEARKLDLFIQYGLAASFQAVRDSGLEITDANRERIGVAMGSGIGGLTNIENSCKALIEQGPRRISPFFVPGSIINMVSGFLSIHLGLQGPNYAIATACTTGTHCIGMAARNIAYGEADVMVAGGSEMAASGLGIGGFAAARALSTRNDDPAAASRPWDKGRDGFVLSDGAGALVLEELEHAKARGAKIYAELIGFGMSADAFHMTSPPDDGAGAARCIRNAIVDARIDVAQVGYINAHGTSTPAGDKAEAAAIKTVFGSHAYELSVSSTKSMVGHLLGAAGAVEAIFSVLAIRDQVAPPTINLDEPDEGCDLDFVPHEAKPRTIDVAVSNSFGFGGTNGSLVFSRFVE